One segment of Macrotis lagotis isolate mMagLag1 chromosome 1, bilby.v1.9.chrom.fasta, whole genome shotgun sequence DNA contains the following:
- the LOC141506320 gene encoding alpha-1-antiproteinase-like translates to MMPFVLKFCLMLAGLCSLVPSHLAEEPPAIKEPVHPFSASHKISPYMAEFSFDLYRLLVSKSNTTNIFFSPVSIFTAFTLLALGAKSSTHDQILHGLGFNLTQISEEEIFSGFQQLLHTLNLPGNELQLTTSNGLFIDKKLKITEKFLEDSKKLYASDTFSTNFEDNEAAKKLINDYVEKETQGKIVNLVQDLNPDAVFVLVNCIFFKGKWEKPFEAELTTERPFHVDDKTTVPVQTMSRLGMFHVTRDDDLACWVVAMKYLGNATAFFILPDTGKLALVENSLSKELIEKWSRNVHYSAVTLYLPKVSISGNYDLKVLRELGITEVFGDNADLSGITDEAKLKLSQAVHKAVLNIDEKGTEASGATFMEAIPMSIPPTIDFNKPFIILMYESQTRSTLFFGKVVKP, encoded by the exons ATGATGCCGTTCGTTCTGAAATTTTGCCTAATGTTGGCTGGGCTTTGCAGCCTGGTCCCCAGCCACCTAGCTGAGGAACCCCCAGCCATTAAAGAACCTGTTCACCCATTCTCTGCCAGTCACAAAATTTCCCCCTATATGGCTGAATTTAGCTTCGATTTATACAGGCTGCTGGTTTCTAAGTCCAACACCACCAACATATTCTTCTCTCCAGTAAGCATCTTCACTGCCTTTACCTTGCTGGCTCTTGGGGCCAAATCATCCACTCATGATCAGATCCTGCATGGATTGGGATTCAATCTCACTCagatttcagaggaagaaatcttcAGTGGCTTCCAACAGCTTCTTCATACACTCAACTTACCTGGAAATGAGCTTCAACTGACCACAAGCAATGGTCTATTCATAGACAAAAAGTTGAAAATTACAGAGAAGTTTTTGGAAGACAGCAAGAAACTATATGCTTCAGACACCTTCTCTACTAATTTTGAAGACAACGAGGCTGCCAAGAAATTGATCAATGACTATGTGGAGAAGGAGACCCAAGGAAAAATAGTTAATTTGGTTCAAGACCTTAACCCTGATGCAGTCTTTGTTCTGGTgaattgtattttctttaaag GCAAATGGGAGAAACCCTTTGAAGCAGAGCTCACTACAGAACGTCCTTTCCATGTGGATGACAAAACAACTGTGCCTGTTCAAACAATGAGTCGACTTGGAATGTTCCACGTGACTCGGGATGATGATTTGGCTTGCTGGGTTGTGGCAATGAAGTATTTGGGAAATGCAACTGCCTTTTTTATACTGCCAGACACAGGGAAGTTAGCACTAGTGGAGAATTCCTTGAGCAAGGAGTTGATAGAAAAATGGTCAAGAAATGTGCATTACAG TGCAGTTACTTTATATCTTCCAAAAGTTTCCATCTCAGGAAACTATGATCTGAAGGTCCTAAGAGAGCTGGGTATTACAGAAGTATTTGGAGATAATGCAGATCTCTCTGGAATCACAGATGAAGCAAAGCTTAAACTTTCCCAG gCTGTGCACAAGGCTGTGTTGAACATTGATGAGAAAGGAACAGAGGCTTCAGGAGCTACTTTCATGGAAGCCATACCTATGTCCATCCCCCCTACCATTGACTTCAACAAGCCTTTTATAATCCTTATGTATGAATCACAAACAAGGAGCACACTTTTCTTTGGGAAAGTTGTAAAACCTTGA